A genomic window from Punica granatum isolate Tunisia-2019 chromosome 2, ASM765513v2, whole genome shotgun sequence includes:
- the LOC116195777 gene encoding receptor-like protein 43 isoform X3, which yields MRRIIAALCLSFLLTPSLAELAASPPTLPSRHSGHADECTALLQFKNSLKINEEIVTRYVCAESGANYTSSLKTASWKEGTDCCTWDGITCDNITGNIIKVDLTCSYLQGTLHSNSSLFSLHHVQRLYLRGNHLTGPIPSSICQKSSLSFLVLTDNYLSGTILPCLGNLSNLVALDLGFNQLEGSLPRTLANGTNLMYLSVHGNDINDTFPFWLKSLPLHMLELGANNFHGLITSGHAAFPFPYLGILMIGQNHFHGQLPPEYLQLSNLTYIDLSGNKFDGFLPIPPVTAEVYTAVGNKFAGEIPSSFCNITTLFLIDMSNNSLTGEIPQCLINVNTNLAMLALAKNRLRGPIPEILDRKNCSLNTIILSQNHLQGKLPRSWASCKQLEVLDLFDNELEDSFPSWLETLPNLYILVLRANKLHGPITSPKFIHPFPVLHIFDISNNNFIGTFPSQYIANFNKMMGGDKGQGLLQHGTEVWSEFQSTTVIYKGVQMQLSRIREALVVIDLSDNHFQGEIPKVMGNLQSLTGLNLSHNNFRAHRTDSSRETIRHFQW from the exons ATGCGTAGGATTATAGCGGCCCTCtgtctttcctttcttctcaCCCCATCCTTAGCTGAATTGGCTGCATCACCTCCGACGCTGCCATCCAGACATTCCGGTCATGCCGACGAATGTACTGCCCTCCTCCAGTTCAAAAATTCACTAAAAATCAATGAAGAAATTGTGACTAGATATGTATGTGCAGAGAGTGGCGCCAATTACACTTCGTCTCTGAAGACAGCCTCTTGGAAGGAAGGTACCGATTGTTGCACCTGGGATGGGATTACATGCGATAATATTACTGGTAACATAATCAAAGTGGACCTTACTTGCAGTTATCTTCAAGGCACCCTCCATTCCAACAGCTCCCTATTTTCACTCCATCATGTTCAGAGACTCTACCTCAGAGGTAATCATCTAACCGGGCCTATTCCATCTTCGATATGCCAAAAGAGTTCTCTTAGTTTCCTGGTCTTGACGGATAATTACCTGAGTGGCACCATACTCCCATGCTTGGGTAATCTGAGCAATCTCGTCGCTTTGGATTTGGGTTTTAATCAGCTGGAGGGTTCACTGCCGAGGACTCTAGCAAACGGTACAAATTTAATGTATCTTTCTGTCCATGGTAATGATATAAATGACACTTTCCCTTTCTGGCTAAAATCACTACCACTTCATATGTTGGAATTGGGTGCAAACAACTTCCACGGACTCATTACATCGGGTCATGCTGCATTTCCCTTCCCTTATCTTGGTATCCTCATGATCGGTCAGAACCACTTTCACGGCCAGTTGCCACCAGAATACCTGCAACTTTCAAACTTAACTTATATTGATCTATCAGGAAACAAGTTTGATGGTTTTCTCCCTATTCCACCAGTCACAGCTGAAGTATATACTGCTGTCGGCAACAAATTTGCAGGAGAAATCCCTTCCTCCTTCTGTAATATTACCACTCTATTTCTCATTGACATGTCAAATAATAGCTTGACTGGCGAGATTCCTCAGTGTCTTATCAATGTCAATACCAACCTAGCGATGTTAGCCCTAGCAAAGAATAGATTACGAGGCCCCATACCAGAAATATTAGATCGAAAAAATTGCAGCCTGAATACCATTATCTTGAGTCAGAATCATTTACAAGGCAAGCTGCCACGATCATGGGCGAGTTGCAAACAGTTGGAAGTTTTAGATCTCTTTGACAACGAATTGGAGGACTCATTTCCGAGCTGGCTTGAAACACTCCCAAACTTGTACATTCTCGTCTTAAGGGCCAACAAGCTCCATGGTCCAATAACTAGTCCCAAATTCATTCATCCGTTTCCAGTGCTGCACATCTTTGACATCTCTAACAACAATTTCATTGGAACTTTTCCGAGCCAATACATCGCCAATTTCAACAAAATGATGGGTGGAGACAAAGGACAAGGGCTTCTACAGCATGGTACCGAGGTGTGGTCCGAATTCCAGTCTACAACTGTGATTTACAAAGGGGTGCAGATGCAGTTGTCACGTATACGTGAAGCATTAGTCGTCATTGACCTATCAGATAACCATTTTCAAGGGGAGATACCCAAAGTAATGGGAAATCTACAATCACTTACTGGGCTCAACTTATCGCATAACAACTTTCGAG CTCACAGGACAGATTCCTCGAGGGAAACAATTCGACACTTTCAGTGGTGA
- the LOC116195777 gene encoding receptor-like protein 43 isoform X2 — protein MCREWRQLHFVSEDSLLEGSYLQGTLHSNSSLFSLHHVQRLYLRGNHLTGPIPSSICQKSSLSFLVLTDNYLSGTILPCLGNLSNLVALDLGFNQLEGSLPRTLANGTNLMYLSVHGNDINDTFPFWLKSLPLHMLELGANNFHGLITSGHAAFPFPYLGILMIGQNHFHGQLPPEYLQLSNLTYIDLSGNKFDGFLPIPPVTAEVYTAVGNKFAGEIPSSFCNITTLFLIDMSNNSLTGEIPQCLINVNTNLAMLALAKNRLRGPIPEILDRKNCSLNTIILSQNHLQGKLPRSWASCKQLEVLDLFDNELEDSFPSWLETLPNLYILVLRANKLHGPITSPKFIHPFPVLHIFDISNNNFIGTFPSQYIANFNKMMGGDKGQGLLQHGTEVWSEFQSTTVIYKGVQMQLSRIREALVVIDLSDNHFQGEIPKVMGNLQSLTGLNLSHNNFRGLIPTSLGNLTHLEWLDLSSNNFAGEIPATLTNLTSLAIFNVSTNQLTGQIPRGKQFDTFSGDSFEGNPNLCGPPLPKPCTESHQEEVPSASQDEDDAERWVEWRAVLMGYGCGTVIGLSIGYIFIQIRRPPAWLIKMVVKKQTRTENKPRKSILGTHGRNHRAL, from the exons ATGTGCAGAGAGTGGCGCCAATTACACTTCGTCTCTGAAGACAGCCTCTTGGAAGGAAG TTATCTTCAAGGCACCCTCCATTCCAACAGCTCCCTATTTTCACTCCATCATGTTCAGAGACTCTACCTCAGAGGTAATCATCTAACCGGGCCTATTCCATCTTCGATATGCCAAAAGAGTTCTCTTAGTTTCCTGGTCTTGACGGATAATTACCTGAGTGGCACCATACTCCCATGCTTGGGTAATCTGAGCAATCTCGTCGCTTTGGATTTGGGTTTTAATCAGCTGGAGGGTTCACTGCCGAGGACTCTAGCAAACGGTACAAATTTAATGTATCTTTCTGTCCATGGTAATGATATAAATGACACTTTCCCTTTCTGGCTAAAATCACTACCACTTCATATGTTGGAATTGGGTGCAAACAACTTCCACGGACTCATTACATCGGGTCATGCTGCATTTCCCTTCCCTTATCTTGGTATCCTCATGATCGGTCAGAACCACTTTCACGGCCAGTTGCCACCAGAATACCTGCAACTTTCAAACTTAACTTATATTGATCTATCAGGAAACAAGTTTGATGGTTTTCTCCCTATTCCACCAGTCACAGCTGAAGTATATACTGCTGTCGGCAACAAATTTGCAGGAGAAATCCCTTCCTCCTTCTGTAATATTACCACTCTATTTCTCATTGACATGTCAAATAATAGCTTGACTGGCGAGATTCCTCAGTGTCTTATCAATGTCAATACCAACCTAGCGATGTTAGCCCTAGCAAAGAATAGATTACGAGGCCCCATACCAGAAATATTAGATCGAAAAAATTGCAGCCTGAATACCATTATCTTGAGTCAGAATCATTTACAAGGCAAGCTGCCACGATCATGGGCGAGTTGCAAACAGTTGGAAGTTTTAGATCTCTTTGACAACGAATTGGAGGACTCATTTCCGAGCTGGCTTGAAACACTCCCAAACTTGTACATTCTCGTCTTAAGGGCCAACAAGCTCCATGGTCCAATAACTAGTCCCAAATTCATTCATCCGTTTCCAGTGCTGCACATCTTTGACATCTCTAACAACAATTTCATTGGAACTTTTCCGAGCCAATACATCGCCAATTTCAACAAAATGATGGGTGGAGACAAAGGACAAGGGCTTCTACAGCATGGTACCGAGGTGTGGTCCGAATTCCAGTCTACAACTGTGATTTACAAAGGGGTGCAGATGCAGTTGTCACGTATACGTGAAGCATTAGTCGTCATTGACCTATCAGATAACCATTTTCAAGGGGAGATACCCAAAGTAATGGGAAATCTACAATCACTTACTGGGCTCAACTTATCGCATAACAACTTTCGAGGTTTGATCCCAACTTCTCTTGGAAATTTGACACATCTAGAGTGGCTTGACCTGTCCTCGAACAATTTCGCTGGAGAGATCCCTGCAACATTGACAAATCTGACATCACTGGCCATCTTCAATGTCTCCACAAACCAGCTCACAGGACAGATTCCTCGAGGGAAACAATTCGACACTTTCAGTGGTGATTCTTTTGAAGGGAATCCCAATCTGTGCGGACCTCCCCTGCCAAAACCTTGTACAGAAAGCCATCAGGAAGAGGTGCCATCGGCCTCCCAGGATGAAGATGATGCAGAGCGATGGGTTGAATGGAGAGCAGTGCTGATGGGATACGGATGTGGAACTGTAATCGGTCTTTCTATtggatatatttttattcaaattagAAGGCCGCCTGCATGGCTCATCAAAATGGTCGTGAAAAAGCAAACCAGAACAGAAAACAAGCCACGGAAGAGCATTCTGGGGACTCATGGAAG GAACCATCGAGCCCTGTGA
- the LOC116195778 gene encoding receptor-like protein 43, with protein sequence MCSIIVALCLSFLLTPSSVALAASPPTLPSRLSSHADECTALLQFKNSLKINKEIVTRALCAESGFNYTSSLKTASWKQGTDCCTWEGITCDNITGNIIQVDLTCSYLEGTLHSNSSLFSLHHVQELYLRGNHLTRTIPSSICRKRSLRVLNLLDNYLSGTILPCLGNLSNLVSLDLGWNQLEGSLPRNLANCTNLNDLSVYGNDINDTFPFWLKSLPLFQLQLATNNFHGLITSGHAAFPFPYLDTLSIGLNYFHGQLPPEYFRLSNLILIDLSGNMFDGFLPIPPVTAEVYAAGDNKFTGEIPPSFCNITTLSLIDQSINSLTGKIPQCLINVNTNLAILALAGNRLQGPLPEILAPKNCSLNTVDLSRNHLQGKLPRSWASCKPLEVLDLCDNELEDSFPSWLETLPNLYILTLRANKFHGPITSPKFIHPFPVLHILDISNNNFIGTFPSQYIANFNYMMGGDKGQGLLKYATEAWFESQSTTVIYKGVEMRLSYIREALVLIDLSHNHFHGEIPKVIGNLQSLTGLNLSHNNFRGLIPTSLGNLKHLEWLDLSSNNFTGQIPATLTNLTFLAIFNVSTNQLTGQIPQGKQFGTFSSDSFEGNPNLCGPPLPKPCTESHQQEVPSASQDEDDAERWIEWRAVLMGYGCGTVIGLSIGYIFIQIRRPPAWLIKMVVKKQTRTENKPRKRSLGTHGRNHRAL encoded by the exons ATGTGTAGTATTATAGTGGCCCTAtgtctttcctttcttctcaCACCATCCTCAGTTGCATTGGCTGCATCACCTCCGACGCTGCCATCCAGACTTTCCAGCCATGCCGATGAATGTACTGCCCTCCTCCAGTTCAAAAATTCACTCAAAATCAATAAAGAAATTGTGACTAGAGCGCTGTGTGCAGAAAGTGGCTTCAATTACACTTCGTCTCTGAAGACAGCCTCTTGGAAGCAAGGGACTGATTGCTGTACATGGGAGGGGATCACATGCGATAATATTACTGGTAACATAATCCAAGTGGACCTTACTTGCAGTTATCTTGAAGGCACCCTCCATTCCAACAGCTCCCTCTTTTCGCTCCATCATGTTCAGGAACTCTATCTCAGAGGTAATCATCTCACTAGAACTATCCCATCTTCGATATGCCGAAAGCGTTCTCTCAGAGTCCTGAACTTGTTGGATAATTACCTGAGTGGCACCATACTCCCATGCTTGGGTAATCTGAGCAATCTCGTCTCTTTGGATTTGGGTTGGAATCAACTGGAGGGTTCACTGCCGAGGAATCTAGCGAACTGTACAAATTTAAATGATCTTTCTGTCTATGGTAATGATATAAATGACACTTTCCCTTTCTGGCTAAAATCACTACCACTTTTTCAGTTGCAATTGGCTACAAACAACTTCCACGGGCTCATTACATCGGGTCATGCTGCATTTCCCTTCCCTTATCTTGATACCCTCTCGATCGGTCTGAACTACTTTCACGGCCAGTTGCCACCAGAATACTTTCGACTTTCGAACTTAATTCTTATTGACCTATCAGGAAACATGTTTGATGGTTTTCTCCCCATTCCACCGGTCACTGCTGAAGTATATGCTGCTGGTGACAACAAATTTACGGGAGAAATCCCTCCCTCCTTCTGTAATATTACTACTCTATCTCTCATTGACCAGTCAATTAATAGCTTGACTGGCAAGATTCCTCAGTGTCTTATCAACGTCAATACCAACCTAGCAATATTAGCCCTAGCAGGGAATAGACTACAAGGCCCCTTACCAGAAATATTAGCTCCAAAAAATTGCAGCCTGAATACTGTTGATTTGAGCCGGAATCATTTACAAGGCAAGCTGCCACGATCATGGGCGAGTTGCAAACCGTTGGAAGTTTTAGATCTCTGTGACAACGAATTGGAGGACTCATTTCCGAGCTGGCTTGAAACACTCCCAAACTTGTACATTCTCACCTTAAGGGCCAATAAGTTCCACGGTCCAATAACTAGTCCCAAATTCATTCATCCGTTTCCAGTGCTGCACATTCTTGACATCTCCAACAACAATTTCATTGGAACTTTTCCGAGCCAATACATTGCCAATTTCAACTACATGATGGGTGGAGACAAAGGACAAGGGCTTCTAAAGTATGCTACCGAGGCGTGGTTCGAATCCCAGTCTACAACTGTGATATACAAAGGGGTGGAGATGCGGTTGTCATATATACGTGAAGCATTAGTTCTCATTGACCTATCACATAACCATTTTCACGGGGAGATACCCAAAGTAATTGGGAATTTACAATCACTTACTGGGCTCAACTTATCGCATAACAACTTTCGAGGTTTGATCCCAACTTCTCTTGGAAATTTGAAGCATCTCGAGTGGCTTGACCTCTCCTCGAACAATTTCACGGGACAGATCCCTGCAACCTTGACAAACCTGACATTTCTGGCCATCTTCAATGTCTCCACCAACCAGCTCACAGGACAGATTCCTCAAGGGAAACAATTCGGCACTTTCAGTAGTGATTCTTTTGAAGGGAATCCCAATCTGTGCGGACCTCCCCTGCCAAAACCTTGTACTGAAAGTCATCAACAAGAGGTGCCATCGGCCTCCCAGGATGAAGATGATGCAGAGCGCTGGATTGAATGGAGAGCAGTGCTGATGGGATACGGTTGTGGAACTGTAATCGGTCTTTCTATtggatatatttttattcaaattagAAGGCCACCTGCGTGGCTCATCAAAATGGTCGTGAAAAAGCAAACCAGAACAGAAAACAAGCCACGGAAGAGATCTCTGGGGACTCATGGAAG GAACCATCGAGCCCTGTGA
- the LOC116195777 gene encoding receptor-like protein 43 isoform X1 — protein sequence MRRIIAALCLSFLLTPSLAELAASPPTLPSRHSGHADECTALLQFKNSLKINEEIVTRYVCAESGANYTSSLKTASWKEGTDCCTWDGITCDNITGNIIKVDLTCSYLQGTLHSNSSLFSLHHVQRLYLRGNHLTGPIPSSICQKSSLSFLVLTDNYLSGTILPCLGNLSNLVALDLGFNQLEGSLPRTLANGTNLMYLSVHGNDINDTFPFWLKSLPLHMLELGANNFHGLITSGHAAFPFPYLGILMIGQNHFHGQLPPEYLQLSNLTYIDLSGNKFDGFLPIPPVTAEVYTAVGNKFAGEIPSSFCNITTLFLIDMSNNSLTGEIPQCLINVNTNLAMLALAKNRLRGPIPEILDRKNCSLNTIILSQNHLQGKLPRSWASCKQLEVLDLFDNELEDSFPSWLETLPNLYILVLRANKLHGPITSPKFIHPFPVLHIFDISNNNFIGTFPSQYIANFNKMMGGDKGQGLLQHGTEVWSEFQSTTVIYKGVQMQLSRIREALVVIDLSDNHFQGEIPKVMGNLQSLTGLNLSHNNFRGLIPTSLGNLTHLEWLDLSSNNFAGEIPATLTNLTSLAIFNVSTNQLTGQIPRGKQFDTFSGDSFEGNPNLCGPPLPKPCTESHQEEVPSASQDEDDAERWVEWRAVLMGYGCGTVIGLSIGYIFIQIRRPPAWLIKMVVKKQTRTENKPRKSILGTHGRNHRAL from the exons ATGCGTAGGATTATAGCGGCCCTCtgtctttcctttcttctcaCCCCATCCTTAGCTGAATTGGCTGCATCACCTCCGACGCTGCCATCCAGACATTCCGGTCATGCCGACGAATGTACTGCCCTCCTCCAGTTCAAAAATTCACTAAAAATCAATGAAGAAATTGTGACTAGATATGTATGTGCAGAGAGTGGCGCCAATTACACTTCGTCTCTGAAGACAGCCTCTTGGAAGGAAGGTACCGATTGTTGCACCTGGGATGGGATTACATGCGATAATATTACTGGTAACATAATCAAAGTGGACCTTACTTGCAGTTATCTTCAAGGCACCCTCCATTCCAACAGCTCCCTATTTTCACTCCATCATGTTCAGAGACTCTACCTCAGAGGTAATCATCTAACCGGGCCTATTCCATCTTCGATATGCCAAAAGAGTTCTCTTAGTTTCCTGGTCTTGACGGATAATTACCTGAGTGGCACCATACTCCCATGCTTGGGTAATCTGAGCAATCTCGTCGCTTTGGATTTGGGTTTTAATCAGCTGGAGGGTTCACTGCCGAGGACTCTAGCAAACGGTACAAATTTAATGTATCTTTCTGTCCATGGTAATGATATAAATGACACTTTCCCTTTCTGGCTAAAATCACTACCACTTCATATGTTGGAATTGGGTGCAAACAACTTCCACGGACTCATTACATCGGGTCATGCTGCATTTCCCTTCCCTTATCTTGGTATCCTCATGATCGGTCAGAACCACTTTCACGGCCAGTTGCCACCAGAATACCTGCAACTTTCAAACTTAACTTATATTGATCTATCAGGAAACAAGTTTGATGGTTTTCTCCCTATTCCACCAGTCACAGCTGAAGTATATACTGCTGTCGGCAACAAATTTGCAGGAGAAATCCCTTCCTCCTTCTGTAATATTACCACTCTATTTCTCATTGACATGTCAAATAATAGCTTGACTGGCGAGATTCCTCAGTGTCTTATCAATGTCAATACCAACCTAGCGATGTTAGCCCTAGCAAAGAATAGATTACGAGGCCCCATACCAGAAATATTAGATCGAAAAAATTGCAGCCTGAATACCATTATCTTGAGTCAGAATCATTTACAAGGCAAGCTGCCACGATCATGGGCGAGTTGCAAACAGTTGGAAGTTTTAGATCTCTTTGACAACGAATTGGAGGACTCATTTCCGAGCTGGCTTGAAACACTCCCAAACTTGTACATTCTCGTCTTAAGGGCCAACAAGCTCCATGGTCCAATAACTAGTCCCAAATTCATTCATCCGTTTCCAGTGCTGCACATCTTTGACATCTCTAACAACAATTTCATTGGAACTTTTCCGAGCCAATACATCGCCAATTTCAACAAAATGATGGGTGGAGACAAAGGACAAGGGCTTCTACAGCATGGTACCGAGGTGTGGTCCGAATTCCAGTCTACAACTGTGATTTACAAAGGGGTGCAGATGCAGTTGTCACGTATACGTGAAGCATTAGTCGTCATTGACCTATCAGATAACCATTTTCAAGGGGAGATACCCAAAGTAATGGGAAATCTACAATCACTTACTGGGCTCAACTTATCGCATAACAACTTTCGAGGTTTGATCCCAACTTCTCTTGGAAATTTGACACATCTAGAGTGGCTTGACCTGTCCTCGAACAATTTCGCTGGAGAGATCCCTGCAACATTGACAAATCTGACATCACTGGCCATCTTCAATGTCTCCACAAACCAGCTCACAGGACAGATTCCTCGAGGGAAACAATTCGACACTTTCAGTGGTGATTCTTTTGAAGGGAATCCCAATCTGTGCGGACCTCCCCTGCCAAAACCTTGTACAGAAAGCCATCAGGAAGAGGTGCCATCGGCCTCCCAGGATGAAGATGATGCAGAGCGATGGGTTGAATGGAGAGCAGTGCTGATGGGATACGGATGTGGAACTGTAATCGGTCTTTCTATtggatatatttttattcaaattagAAGGCCGCCTGCATGGCTCATCAAAATGGTCGTGAAAAAGCAAACCAGAACAGAAAACAAGCCACGGAAGAGCATTCTGGGGACTCATGGAAG GAACCATCGAGCCCTGTGA
- the LOC116195777 gene encoding receptor-like protein 34 isoform X4, which translates to MYLSVHGNDINDTFPFWLKSLPLHMLELGANNFHGLITSGHAAFPFPYLGILMIGQNHFHGQLPPEYLQLSNLTYIDLSGNKFDGFLPIPPVTAEVYTAVGNKFAGEIPSSFCNITTLFLIDMSNNSLTGEIPQCLINVNTNLAMLALAKNRLRGPIPEILDRKNCSLNTIILSQNHLQGKLPRSWASCKQLEVLDLFDNELEDSFPSWLETLPNLYILVLRANKLHGPITSPKFIHPFPVLHIFDISNNNFIGTFPSQYIANFNKMMGGDKGQGLLQHGTEVWSEFQSTTVIYKGVQMQLSRIREALVVIDLSDNHFQGEIPKVMGNLQSLTGLNLSHNNFRGLIPTSLGNLTHLEWLDLSSNNFAGEIPATLTNLTSLAIFNVSTNQLTGQIPRGKQFDTFSGDSFEGNPNLCGPPLPKPCTESHQEEVPSASQDEDDAERWVEWRAVLMGYGCGTVIGLSIGYIFIQIRRPPAWLIKMVVKKQTRTENKPRKSILGTHGRNHRAL; encoded by the exons ATGTATCTTTCTGTCCATGGTAATGATATAAATGACACTTTCCCTTTCTGGCTAAAATCACTACCACTTCATATGTTGGAATTGGGTGCAAACAACTTCCACGGACTCATTACATCGGGTCATGCTGCATTTCCCTTCCCTTATCTTGGTATCCTCATGATCGGTCAGAACCACTTTCACGGCCAGTTGCCACCAGAATACCTGCAACTTTCAAACTTAACTTATATTGATCTATCAGGAAACAAGTTTGATGGTTTTCTCCCTATTCCACCAGTCACAGCTGAAGTATATACTGCTGTCGGCAACAAATTTGCAGGAGAAATCCCTTCCTCCTTCTGTAATATTACCACTCTATTTCTCATTGACATGTCAAATAATAGCTTGACTGGCGAGATTCCTCAGTGTCTTATCAATGTCAATACCAACCTAGCGATGTTAGCCCTAGCAAAGAATAGATTACGAGGCCCCATACCAGAAATATTAGATCGAAAAAATTGCAGCCTGAATACCATTATCTTGAGTCAGAATCATTTACAAGGCAAGCTGCCACGATCATGGGCGAGTTGCAAACAGTTGGAAGTTTTAGATCTCTTTGACAACGAATTGGAGGACTCATTTCCGAGCTGGCTTGAAACACTCCCAAACTTGTACATTCTCGTCTTAAGGGCCAACAAGCTCCATGGTCCAATAACTAGTCCCAAATTCATTCATCCGTTTCCAGTGCTGCACATCTTTGACATCTCTAACAACAATTTCATTGGAACTTTTCCGAGCCAATACATCGCCAATTTCAACAAAATGATGGGTGGAGACAAAGGACAAGGGCTTCTACAGCATGGTACCGAGGTGTGGTCCGAATTCCAGTCTACAACTGTGATTTACAAAGGGGTGCAGATGCAGTTGTCACGTATACGTGAAGCATTAGTCGTCATTGACCTATCAGATAACCATTTTCAAGGGGAGATACCCAAAGTAATGGGAAATCTACAATCACTTACTGGGCTCAACTTATCGCATAACAACTTTCGAGGTTTGATCCCAACTTCTCTTGGAAATTTGACACATCTAGAGTGGCTTGACCTGTCCTCGAACAATTTCGCTGGAGAGATCCCTGCAACATTGACAAATCTGACATCACTGGCCATCTTCAATGTCTCCACAAACCAGCTCACAGGACAGATTCCTCGAGGGAAACAATTCGACACTTTCAGTGGTGATTCTTTTGAAGGGAATCCCAATCTGTGCGGACCTCCCCTGCCAAAACCTTGTACAGAAAGCCATCAGGAAGAGGTGCCATCGGCCTCCCAGGATGAAGATGATGCAGAGCGATGGGTTGAATGGAGAGCAGTGCTGATGGGATACGGATGTGGAACTGTAATCGGTCTTTCTATtggatatatttttattcaaattagAAGGCCGCCTGCATGGCTCATCAAAATGGTCGTGAAAAAGCAAACCAGAACAGAAAACAAGCCACGGAAGAGCATTCTGGGGACTCATGGAAG GAACCATCGAGCCCTGTGA